GTGGGAGCCTTCCTCTCAGTGCTGTGCCCAACTATCGTGGTCTCCAGACTGCCTTACTGCACTGAAGAAATTAGTCATTTCTTCTGTGACATTGCCCCTTTACTGCAGGTGGCCTGCATAGACACTCATTTCATTGAGATGATAAACTTCCTCTTGTCCTCTCTTGTCCTTCTGACCTCACTGGTATTCACCATCGTGTCCTACACCTACATCATCTCTACCATCCTGCGCATCCCCTCAGCCCAAGGACGTCAGAAGGCCTTTTCCACCTGTGCTTCTCACATCACAGTTGTGTCCATTGCCTATGGGAGCAACATTTTCATGTACATGAGGCCCAACCAGAGTCATTCACTGGAGTTTGACAAGGTGACAGCTGTCCTTACCACAATGGTAACCCCTCTTCTGAACCCCTTCATTTACAGCTTAAGgaacaaaaaagtaaaggaaatcttGAGAGAGTCAATTAGCAGGATAGTTCTACCATATTCCAAGGGCACTTGACAGTAAGCAATTTCAGGGAATCTGAGCTATGCCTTCTCTACATGACACCTGGAGCTGTATGAAGAGTGACACCATAGTGGACTGAACTCTCAGAATCCATTGGCAAGATGAAGCATGGAAAACCAAACACATATCAATAGTGAAGCatgaaaaaccagaaaagaataaagaatcccATGTCCCCTCAGTCCTGGAAATATTTTGCACATAGTAACATAGGATTGAGTCATGAGAGCTAATGTCCAGTATTTTTTTAGGCACAAATTTCAGTGGTCCTTGTGGCTATAAAAGAgatcattttataaaagtaatattgtCATCACACATAAAGTTTGGATAAGTACAAAGTGAGAGGTTTTTACCAGCCCTGAGATGTTCCTCCTTTGATGATTTTGACTAGATTAAGAGGCAAGAATTTTAATTCTACCAGTCAatatggtggtggtgggggggggagttTAACATACtaacaaattaaaatatcaatcaaattctacttctaggaagaAGGTCTATCCTGCACACAAGTCAGGTATTTGCCTGTTGTGGCATTGGCAGCCTCAGGTTATCTTTTCCTGGTtccattacatattttatttgggTTACTAATTTTCCTTGTTCTGACTCTAGATTCATCAAGCAcctttatatctattttttctttcccatatagCTTGcttatttggagaaaatattctgGTCAAAGCAAATGTTGTCTAGCCATAAAGTAGTGTCTCTGTCTTTGTAAATTGATTACTGTTCTATTTTTGATTAATGTGAATCTGACCTCAGATTCATTGTGTTGATAAATAGAAATGTGCTGAATTTATCAGCATAATATGATCTTACAAGGAATATGTCTAAAAGAATTATCTTTTAATGTTATCATTTCGCATAGCAATGTGCATAGCGCTGTTCTTCAAACTTTAATATTCTGCTGAGTCTTTCAGTGAGAATGGGCAACTGGGCAGTATGCTCAGTGTAGCCAGGAAGGGATAGGGGGGAAAGGGTTGTTAGGAAGCAAGACTACAGAGGGAAGTAACCATGGAAATTCAGATCTTGCTGCCTTAAAGGATAAGAAAGCCTGACTTACCTCAAAGGGGAATGAGGTGTTCAACAACTAACTACAATCCGAAGAAATGAAGTAGGATTCAGCCCAAAGAAGGGAGTCCCTGACATCCAGAACTGATCTTATGTTCACAGATATTTCTTGGTATTATTACAAAATGATGTGATGCTTGTACATAAGTCATGTTTTCCTCCCACTGGACATAAATAAACAGTTTCACACAGCATTCACTTCACACAAGGTCACCATTCAACACAAAACACCAAACATTCCCTTACTTTTCCAAATTGAATGGCTGTTACCTCTTTACTGATTTCAGCTTTATCTGACACTGTCCCCACCCTTCTGAGAGCACTCAATCCAGTATAACCCCTACTGCCATAGACCCTCCCCAAAAGTTCCCAAAGAAAGACTAAATCCTATACTAGGTACTGTCTTAGTGAGACAATCTACTCTCTCCATAGTGTGGGTTCTTGGTCTTGTTCTCTCAGTTATCAATAATACGTATGTTACTAAATCCCTGGGTTAAAGAACTCCATTCAGATATTGTTCATGCAAAACATCTAAATGTAAGTGAGCACAACTAATATTTGTCTATGAGTTTAGTGCCAGAGGCCTATGAGGGCATCAGTTATGGGAACACTTGTAACCCAGCCAGGATGCATAAGGAATGACCCCATAAAGAATTGCAGGTAGATCTGTTCATGTAACACTTCACAATCAGAAGAGCCTCCCTTTGATTATATCTTCCTCAAATCctattttgaatttgattttttcctttggaacTGCCCACTTTTAAAATCCTACTGTCTTTTGCTCACAGGTTCAGACCCTACATCCAAAGAAATCTGCTTGGATTAATTTATGAATCCAATTTACTAAAATTGCTCTCTTTTACTAGATTTTCTCATACAATTTTGTGATAGTTGAAAATATTGTTACaggaggagttaagatggcagagtaagAAGGGGATCTTGCTTcatcccttgaacacagctagaacaatatcaaatcattctgaacactcaagaaattgatctgaggatacagagaacaaactgtacaactagagggagagaagagacagcATGGTGGAAGGTAGGAGGGACAGAGATGTACTTTGGGGGGAGTGCTACAGAGGGGAGAAGTCCTCACCATGGCCAGTGTGGAGCCTGGCAGGTGTAGCAGTGCTCCTATGGAGAAGGAGGGCAGTGTTGTCTTAGGATTCCCTGGGTCCCACTGGAAGAGACCATTCCTCTTCTTGCAGTTCATTTGGGAGAGGTGACATTATCTCTCAGGGGACAAAAGAGCCAGAGGGTGCTATTGAACTGCCCTGTTAATtacatagaagcagagacacctgctgagagCAGCTAACCTGGACACCAGCTTTTTGCTGCACTTTACTCTAAA
The Vulpes lagopus strain Blue_001 chromosome 10, ASM1834538v1, whole genome shotgun sequence genome window above contains:
- the LOC121500877 gene encoding olfactory receptor 6M1-like; this encodes MRNQSTLTEFTLVSFPVIQELQILLFVILLIVYILTITGNIVIISLIWTDNRLQTPMYFFLSNLSFLDILFTTTIAPKLLACLLEKKKTISFAGCITQTYFYFFLGTVEFILLAVMSFDRYVAICSPLRYTIIMNSRVCLLLVLGCWVGAFLSVLCPTIVVSRLPYCTEEISHFFCDIAPLLQVACIDTHFIEMINFLLSSLVLLTSLVFTIVSYTYIISTILRIPSAQGRQKAFSTCASHITVVSIAYGSNIFMYMRPNQSHSLEFDKVTAVLTTMVTPLLNPFIYSLRNKKVKEILRESISRIVLPYSKGT